In Takifugu flavidus isolate HTHZ2018 chromosome 1, ASM371156v2, whole genome shotgun sequence, the DNA window GCGTTCCACAATAGCATTGCACTGAGCAAAGTGGTGCAGATAGCGCagtgtgctgtgtgtgcaggCCTCTCTGTGTGGTCATACTTTAGCAGGCAGCATTATATGTGGGTAAATACATATgccagctccaggatcttcagctgAGGTCCATccagtgttgtgttgtgtcaaaccaaattaaaattgtgctattcagccacctaatttatttttaagagcTGATTCACATACAGACACATACTAAGCCTGTAAAGACTGATGAtgctttattgttattgttaatTGATCCTTAAAATCAACTGTGGAATGCCTGCTTACAAGATACAATTAGACAGGTAAAGAGATAAATCGACGATAACTATCCATTTATTTAGATAGCCGTGACTATCAATGTAAAGGCGCTATCTAATGGTGCGTTCAAATTAAGACAGCTGGTCATTTTATCTGGCTTGTTGAACCGCACACGCTGTTTGTAAACGtcgccagcaggtggcagcagcggTGCGATGGCGCGTCATTGCTTGTGACGTCACCGAACACCCGGAAGTGGCCAGACCGGTTAGCAAGGTGGTTCGTCTCTGTTTGTGAAAATGACAACTCTGAGGGCGAAAAGCTGCGCCTTTTGGAAAGCTGTCATAAGATCGGTGCCGTCGACGGTAAGACAAACTGTTCTAAAAGCAATACGGAAAAGGCTTTAtgttaaaacaaatgtaaaacaaacaacaaatttTGTTAGCCTGAAGCTAACGTGTAACTGAAACTGAAGAAACGAGACAGGTGTTTCGGTGGCACCTTCACGCGCAGAAATGGTTACATTATGACGTAAGGAATATGTTACACCTGTCGGAAATGTTAAAACCAACACTTAAAATCACATAAAATAGCACAAATAGACCCATCTCCTACATCATTGACAGATAATTTAGTTTTGGAAATCTTACGCATATTGCCTTTTAGATAATCAGACGATATAATTTGAGTTTTGTAAATTGAAAAAAGAGAACATAAGATAAGTGTTATGAATAAAACTAATTGTTTTGAGTGTTTTGATGTATTATTTGAATCCACTCTTACTTCTTGATTTAAAAGACCTAACTCGTTTGTATTAAGTATATAAAGTTTGTACAATTAGTTTAGAAAGCATAATGATCACTATATAAAAGAATCAACAGTTGATCAGCTCACTGACGATATACTCTCTTATTACAGCCGCTGTAGATGCAGATGAACAAAGAAAATCCAAAATGCACCAACGACAGAGAGCAGGAGCTTTGAAAAAATCATCATCCCAAAAATGCCCTGAAGCTCCTGCAGACAATTCCAGGGGCTCCACCAAGAAGCACAGCATCTGCATGGTGTCAGATTTCTTCTATCCCAATATGGGCGGAGTGGAAAGTCATATTTATCAGCTTTCCCAATGTCTGATTGAAAAGGGGCACAAGGTGGTAGTTGTCACCCACGCCTATGGCAGGAGGAAGGGCGTCAGGTACCTGACCAATGGACTGAAGGTCTACTacctccccctgcaggtcatgTATAACCAGTCCACAGCCACCACCTGCTTCCACAGTCTTCCACTGATgcgttgtgtgtttgtgagggagcGCATCACTGTGGTGCACGCGCACAGCTCATTTTCTGCTATGGCCCACGATTCCCTGTTCCACGCAAAGACCATGGGCCTGAATACGGTACATGTGTTGTCATTTTTGGTTTTGTCGTCTCTCCGTTATGGCTAGCTAAGAGTTTTATCATTTGCAGGTGTTCACCGATCATTCTCTCTTTGGCTTTGCTGACGTGAGCTCCGTACTGACCAATAAGCTTCTCACCGTCTCACTCTGTGATACCAATCACATCATATGCGTGTCATACACGAGCAAGGAGAACACTGTGCTCCGTGCTGCTCTCAACCCAGAGATCGTGTCTGTTATTCCCAACGCTGTTGACCCTACGGACTTCACCCCTGACCCATCTTTCCGTCGAGATGACAGAATCACTATTGTTGTGATCAGCCGTCTCGTCTACCGCAAAGgtacagagggaaaaaaatgaattactTATTCAAATTCATGCTGTTCGTGTCAACAGGAAGGAATAATTAATTTACCAACGTCATCGGTGCTATTGTCTTCATTTGTGATAAGGCATTGACCTCCTCGGTGGAATCATCCCAGAGCTTTGCCTCAAATATCCAGATCTGCACTTCCTTATTGGTGGTGAGGGGCCAAAGAGAATCGTGCtagaggaagtgagggagaaATACCAACTGCATGacaggtgtgtctgtgtgtgcagcaaCCACAGGTCACTGATTCAGTGTTGACCTCACTGTTATATGTGCACGGTTTATTTATAGACAGACATTCTTCTGACATGTAGCAGTATAATAAGGGCCTTTTGCTCTTAGGGTGCGTCTTCTGGGAGCCTTGGAGCATAAAGATGTTCGTGGAGTTCTTGTGCAGGGTCATATTTTCCTCAACACTTCTCTGACTGAAGCTTTCTGCATGGCTATTGTGGAAGGAGCCAGCTGTGGGCTGCAGGTTCGTGGCCGTTCACTGATGAGTGGGAGAACACAAACGGGGAGAGGAACACGGAGCGTCGTGTTTTTAACAGTCTTTCTTTGTCTGTGTATGGATTGTAACTATACATAATACCATATTTTCTACATCAAACCAAATATCAGAGCTGTAGTGTGATTTAAATTCAAATAGAAGTTAAGATGTCTGCAGAACAAAGGATGAGGATGGGGCAGCTCATGGCTCAGAGGACACTGGAAGTTCCAAATCATTGCCCATTACTCCAATATCATTGGATCTGGAACttgttaaatatattttcaacACTTTTTCTACTTTTGTCAGATGCAGATGGAGTCTGATATCTCATAATGTGTGAAcgttaaaataaaattgaagaATGTGGCGTAATTAGACCTCAACAGCAGAATATTAAACACTCTAAAGCAGCCAGAAATAGCCCAAACTTCTCTTATTGCTGTAGTTTGATATATTGGTACTCACAGACCTTTCTATTGGAGAATAAAGAGAAGAAACTTGTCTTGTGTTTTCGGTTCTGCCTGAAGTGGCCAGCAGCAGTGTTCAGCGTGCTCTGAGATTAGATTGACCTTTTTATTCTGGCTGACATGAAGACTTTTGCTGCTGTCATGGTACAAAAACAAAGATGCTTTTAAACGTGCGGGATTACtggattttcttctgtttcctagGTGGTGAGCACTCGTGTGGGTGGCATTCCCGAGGTATTACCTGAGGAACTGATCACGCTGTGTGAGCCGACGGTGCGCTCACTGTGCGCTGGTCTTGAGACGGTAATAGCGCGGCAGCGTGCGGGCTCACTTCCCCCCCCTGAGTCCATCCACTCTCGGGTGCGAACACTGTACACGTGGAGAAACGTCGCAGAGAGAACGGAAAAGGTGCGTTGACCCAGAAAAACCTCTTTATGTGGAGCAGATTTACCTACTTGTTACAGCTAAAACCTGAAACTAAGCAACTTCGATGGCTCACTGACCACAATTGAACACACACGAGTGATCTAACAGTAGCACAAATTGTGGGTTTCTTTTGTAGGTGTACGACAGAGTATCGACCGAGGAGGTGCTTCCCCTGGACAGACGGTTGCTGAGACTCAGGTCTCACTGCGGCCCCGTGGCCGGCTCTGTCTTTGCCTTCATGGCTGTTTTGGActtccttttcctgctgcttctgcagtgGTTGGTGCCAGACAGGGTCATGGACGTCGCCGTGGACGCCACGGGCCCCCGCAGTATGTGGGGGCAGGGTTCAAGCATGAAACTCAATGCCACAAAGGGAGCAGCAAACCCAGATTTGTTTGGGGAATGAtcacattttgctttttttgtatAACATTGGGGATACGGTtactgtttccatggtaacagcagATATTGTTTACATTCCCACGTTGAAAGGGAccattttaattctttttttattcagtgaattttatttgttttgcatcATGAGATTAAAATACAGAGGGAATAAAAGAGCTTATCTTAATCATACATAAACAATTTGTGGTAAAAATGAAGTTGTATCACGGTGAAGCTTTTTTACCCCATATTTGTTATCACAAAATGGTATTATGATTTTCTCAGGCAATGATATGACTCCTGGACAACTCCAATAAAGAATAGTGTTTTTATTTGGCCTTTGGTTTCATTTTTGCGACACTGAAGCTTCTACAAACCTTTTATAGGAGACAACTTGTCTAAAGGTTCTTCCACAACAATTTACAATTGCTAATGTCTCTGGAATGAAGGTGGCGGCCTCCGTTAGGCCCCGCAAAAGTCCCATTGGGGGAGGTTGTTGTCGTGGAGACAGGCACCCACCATCTACCTTGGAAAATGAAAGTTTGTGCAGTGGAAAGACACCTAGTGATGTGAAACAGGAGGTGATGGGGTGAGATACGGTGGCTTTCATAGGCAACAGCTGGCATTTGCATAACAATGTGGATTGGAGCAGTCTGGTACTGCTCATTAAAGCCTTTTCATACTCGTCAGTGTGGTGGGGGGATGGAACAAAATCTGACTCTTTTAAATCAAATCTGGGCGTGTTAGTTATAGGTTATAGTTTGGCCTGACTGTGGGGAATTCTAGTAATTATTAATTTATGGAAGTTTTAGTTTAATTTCTTACCAACATCAAATGTGCATTTTTCACAAACCACGTAAGAACTGGGGGTGGAACACTGTCCCAGTGAACAGGTTTAGAGATAAATGGAGTCAAATGTTCTTTCTACGCCCGTTTACAGTATCTAGAGTGTGAAACTCCACGTGCACATGCTCTGGTAACGGGAGCGGTCTGTGTGGACACGTTCTTTATTCAAGGTTGCAAATTGGCGTCGGCCAACTATTGTTATGCACACACAGTAGACTACATCCATGGACGGAGACTTGGGTGGGCAGGAGGTGCCAATGTGTGGGAGGCGGCCCAGATAAGAAATGGAGGAAGGCCGAAATCTAGTTTACGTATCCGACTGGGTGAGCTTCGGTCCTCTACACTTCCTCCAGagttctgctgcttcattttcatcATGGCTGCTGTACAAACTGAGCCTTCACACTTCTCGCAGTCTTGGCAGAGGCCTTTTTCCATCTAT includes these proteins:
- the piga gene encoding phosphatidylinositol N-acetylglucosaminyltransferase subunit A, whose amino-acid sequence is MHQRQRAGALKKSSSQKCPEAPADNSRGSTKKHSICMVSDFFYPNMGGVESHIYQLSQCLIEKGHKVVVVTHAYGRRKGVRYLTNGLKVYYLPLQVMYNQSTATTCFHSLPLMRCVFVRERITVVHAHSSFSAMAHDSLFHAKTMGLNTVFTDHSLFGFADVSSVLTNKLLTVSLCDTNHIICVSYTSKENTVLRAALNPEIVSVIPNAVDPTDFTPDPSFRRDDRITIVVISRLVYRKGIDLLGGIIPELCLKYPDLHFLIGGEGPKRIVLEEVREKYQLHDRVRLLGALEHKDVRGVLVQGHIFLNTSLTEAFCMAIVEGASCGLQVVSTRVGGIPEVLPEELITLCEPTVRSLCAGLETVIARQRAGSLPPPESIHSRVRTLYTWRNVAERTEKVYDRVSTEEVLPLDRRLLRLRSHCGPVAGSVFAFMAVLDFLFLLLLQWLVPDRVMDVAVDATGPRSMWGQGSSMKLNATKGAANPDLFGE